A part of Escherichia marmotae genomic DNA contains:
- the ftsX gene encoding permease-like cell division protein FtsX: protein MNKRDAINNIRQFGGRRDRFRKSVGGSGDGGRNAPKRAKSSPKPANRKTNVFNEQVRYAFHGALQDLKSKPFATFLTVMVIAISLTLPSVCYMVYKNVNHAATQYYPSPQITVYLQKTLDDDAAAGVVAQLQAEQGVEKVNYLSREDALGEFRNWSGFGGALDMLEENPLPAVAVVIPKLDFQGTESLNTLRDRITQINGIDEVRMDDSWFARLTALTGLVGRVSAMIGVLMVAAVFLVIGNSVRLSIFARRDSINVQKLIGATDGFILRPFLYGGALLGFSGALLSLILSEILVLRLSSAVAEVAQVFGTKFDINGLSFDECLLLLLVCSMIGWVAAWLATVQHLRHFTPE, encoded by the coding sequence ATGAATAAGCGCGATGCAATTAATAATATTCGCCAGTTCGGTGGACGTCGGGATCGCTTCCGTAAATCGGTCGGCGGCTCTGGCGACGGTGGTCGTAACGCGCCGAAACGAGCGAAGTCATCACCGAAACCGGCGAATCGCAAAACCAATGTTTTCAACGAACAGGTGCGCTATGCGTTCCACGGTGCTTTGCAGGATCTAAAAAGCAAACCGTTCGCCACGTTTTTAACGGTGATGGTGATCGCCATCTCCCTGACGCTGCCCAGCGTTTGTTATATGGTGTACAAAAACGTCAACCATGCGGCGACGCAATATTATCCGTCACCGCAAATCACCGTTTATCTGCAAAAAACGCTGGACGATGATGCCGCAGCGGGGGTGGTTGCGCAGCTACAGGCCGAGCAGGGCGTGGAGAAAGTGAATTATCTTTCTCGTGAAGACGCGCTGGGCGAGTTCCGTAATTGGTCTGGTTTTGGCGGTGCGTTGGATATGCTGGAGGAAAACCCGCTTCCGGCAGTAGCGGTGGTGATCCCGAAACTCGATTTTCAGGGTACGGAGTCACTGAATACGCTACGTGACCGTATTACCCAGATTAACGGCATTGATGAAGTGCGAATGGACGATAGCTGGTTTGCCCGTCTGACCGCGCTGACTGGGCTGGTTGGGCGTGTTTCGGCAATGATCGGCGTGCTGATGGTGGCGGCAGTGTTCCTTGTTATCGGCAACAGTGTGCGTCTGAGCATTTTTGCCCGTCGTGATTCTATTAACGTGCAGAAACTGATTGGCGCGACGGATGGTTTCATCCTTCGCCCGTTCCTGTACGGTGGTGCGCTGCTGGGATTTTCTGGCGCATTGCTGTCATTAATTTTGTCAGAAATCCTGGTGCTACGTTTGTCATCGGCGGTTGCAGAAGTGGCACAGGTATTCGGAACGAAGTTTGATATCAATGGGTTATCTTTCGATGAATGCCTGTTGTTGTTGCTGGTGTGTTCGATGATTGGCTGGGTGGCAGCGTGGCTTGCCACGGTACAGCATTTACGCCACTTTACGCCGGAATAA
- the ftsE gene encoding cell division ATP-binding protein FtsE: MIRFEHVSKAYLGGRQALQGVTFHMQPGEMAFLTGHSGAGKSTLLKLICGIERPSAGKIWFSGHDITRLKNREVPFLRRQIGMIFQDHHLLMDRTVYDNVAIPLIIAGASGDDIRRRVSAALDKVGLLDKAKNFPIQLSGGEQQRVGIARAVVNKPAVLLADEPTGNLDDALSEGILRLFEEFNRVGVTVLMATHDINLISRRSYRMLTLSDGHLHGGVTHE; encoded by the coding sequence ATGATTCGCTTTGAACATGTCAGCAAGGCTTATCTCGGTGGGAGGCAGGCGCTGCAGGGCGTGACGTTCCATATGCAGCCGGGTGAGATGGCGTTTCTGACCGGTCATTCCGGCGCAGGGAAAAGTACCCTCCTGAAGCTGATCTGTGGGATTGAGCGGCCCAGCGCCGGGAAAATCTGGTTTAGCGGCCATGACATCACGCGTCTGAAAAACCGTGAAGTTCCGTTTCTGCGCCGCCAGATCGGTATGATTTTCCAGGATCACCATCTGCTGATGGATCGTACTGTCTACGATAACGTGGCGATCCCGCTGATTATCGCCGGTGCCAGTGGTGACGATATCCGTCGCCGTGTATCGGCGGCGCTGGATAAAGTCGGGCTACTGGACAAAGCGAAGAACTTTCCTATTCAGCTTTCTGGCGGTGAACAACAACGTGTTGGCATTGCCCGTGCGGTGGTTAACAAACCTGCGGTACTGCTGGCGGATGAACCGACCGGTAACCTGGACGACGCGCTGTCAGAAGGGATTTTACGTTTGTTTGAAGAGTTTAACCGCGTTGGAGTAACAGTATTAATGGCAACGCACGATATTAACCTGATTTCGCGGCGTTCCTATCGCATGCTCACTCTGAGCGATGGTCACTTGCATGGAGGCGTGACCCATGAATAA
- the ftsY gene encoding signal recognition particle-docking protein FtsY translates to MAKEKKRGFFSWLGFGQKEQTPEKETEVQNEQQVVEEIVQAEEPAKVAEQAVEEQPQVHTEAGAETFAAEVVEVSEQVVESEKVQPEAVSEPEVIAEPESIVEEAPAPVVEPEVTPEPVAIEREELPLPEEVKAQEVSPEEWQAEAETVEIVDAAEEQAAQEEITDEELEAQALAAEAVEEAVMVVTPAEEDQPVKEIAQEQEKPTKEGFFARLKRSLLKTKENLGSGFISLFRGKKIDDDLFEELEEQLLIADVGVETTRKIITNLTEGASRKQLRDAEALYGLLKEEMGEILAKVDEPLNVEGKTPFVILMVGVNGVGKTTTIGKLARQFEQQGKSVMLAAGDTFRAAAVEQLQVWGQRNNIPVIAQHTGADSASVIFDAIQAAKARNVDVLIADTAGRLQNKSHLMEELKKIVRVMKKLDVEAPHEVMLTIDASTGQNAVSQAKLFHEAVGLTGITLTKLDGTAKGGVIFSVADQFGIPIRYIGVGERIEDLRPFKADDFIEALFARED, encoded by the coding sequence ATGGCGAAAGAAAAAAAACGTGGCTTTTTTTCCTGGCTGGGCTTTGGTCAAAAAGAGCAGACCCCGGAAAAAGAGACAGAAGTCCAAAATGAACAACAGGTTGTAGAAGAAATCGTTCAGGCAGAAGAGCCTGCGAAAGTAGCTGAACAAGCTGTTGAAGAGCAGCCGCAGGTTCATACTGAAGCCGGGGCGGAAACTTTTGCTGCCGAAGTGGTGGAAGTAAGCGAACAGGTTGTCGAAAGTGAGAAAGTGCAGCCTGAAGCTGTTAGCGAACCGGAAGTTATTGCAGAGCCGGAATCTATAGTTGAAGAAGCGCCAGCGCCGGTAGTTGAACCTGAAGTCACGCCGGAACCGGTGGCTATTGAGCGTGAAGAACTGCCGCTGCCGGAAGAAGTCAAAGCCCAGGAAGTTTCGCCAGAAGAATGGCAGGCAGAAGCGGAAACCGTGGAGATTGTCGACGCGGCGGAAGAACAAGCGGCGCAAGAAGAAATCACTGACGAAGAGCTGGAAGCGCAGGCACTGGCCGCCGAAGCGGTAGAAGAGGCGGTGATGGTGGTTACTCCGGCAGAAGAAGATCAGCCGGTTAAAGAAATCGCTCAGGAACAGGAAAAACCAACCAAAGAAGGTTTCTTCGCGCGCCTGAAGCGCAGCCTGTTAAAAACGAAAGAAAACCTCGGTTCCGGATTTATCAGCCTGTTCCGTGGGAAAAAAATCGACGATGATCTGTTTGAAGAGCTGGAAGAACAGCTTTTGATTGCCGATGTGGGCGTGGAAACCACACGCAAAATCATCACCAATCTGACAGAAGGCGCATCACGCAAGCAGCTTCGCGATGCTGAGGCGCTCTACGGCCTGCTGAAAGAAGAGATGGGTGAGATTCTGGCGAAGGTTGATGAGCCTCTGAATGTCGAAGGCAAAACACCATTCGTGATCCTGATGGTCGGCGTCAACGGTGTGGGTAAAACCACGACCATCGGCAAGCTGGCGCGTCAGTTTGAGCAGCAGGGCAAGTCGGTAATGCTGGCGGCAGGCGATACTTTCCGTGCGGCAGCGGTTGAGCAGCTTCAGGTCTGGGGACAGCGCAACAATATTCCGGTGATTGCCCAGCATACCGGTGCGGACTCCGCCTCTGTTATCTTCGATGCCATTCAGGCCGCTAAGGCGCGTAATGTTGATGTCCTGATTGCCGATACCGCCGGACGTTTGCAGAACAAATCGCACCTGATGGAAGAGCTGAAGAAAATCGTTCGCGTGATGAAGAAACTCGACGTTGAAGCTCCGCATGAAGTTATGCTGACTATCGACGCCAGCACCGGGCAGAATGCGGTAAGCCAGGCCAAACTGTTCCACGAAGCGGTTGGCTTAACCGGTATCACGCTGACGAAACTGGACGGCACGGCGAAAGGCGGGGTAATTTTCTCGGTGGCTGACCAGTTTGGTATTCCTATCCGCTATATTGGTGTAGGCGAACGTATTGAGGATTTGCGTCCGTTTAAAGCGGACGACTTTATTGAGGCACTTTTTGCCCGAGAGGACTAA
- the rsmD gene encoding 16S rRNA (guanine(966)-N(2))-methyltransferase, with the protein MKKPNHSGSGQIRIIGGQWRGRKLPVPDSPGLRPTTDRVRETLFNWLAPIIVDAQCLDCFAGSGALGLEALSRYAAGATLVEMDRAVSQQLIKNLATLKAGNARVVNTNAMSFLMQKGTPHNIVFVDPPFRRGLLEETINLLENNGWLADEAWVYVESEVENGLPTVPANWSLYREKVAGQVAYRLYQRETQGESDAD; encoded by the coding sequence ATGAAAAAACCGAATCATTCCGGCAGCGGTCAAATCCGCATTATTGGCGGGCAGTGGCGAGGCCGTAAACTCCCGGTTCCTGATAGCCCAGGTCTACGCCCCACCACTGATCGCGTACGTGAAACCTTGTTTAACTGGCTAGCGCCGATAATTGTTGATGCGCAATGTCTGGATTGCTTCGCAGGTAGCGGGGCTCTGGGGCTGGAAGCCTTGTCACGCTACGCTGCGGGAGCTACGCTGGTTGAGATGGATCGTGCAGTATCTCAGCAGTTAATCAAGAATCTGGCGACGCTGAAAGCAGGCAATGCGCGAGTCGTGAACACCAATGCGATGTCTTTTCTGATGCAAAAAGGAACGCCGCATAATATTGTGTTTGTTGACCCACCGTTCCGCCGTGGCTTGTTGGAAGAAACCATTAATTTACTGGAAAACAACGGCTGGCTGGCTGATGAAGCCTGGGTTTATGTTGAAAGTGAAGTAGAAAATGGCCTGCCCACCGTTCCGGCAAACTGGTCGTTGTATCGCGAAAAAGTGGCGGGTCAGGTCGCTTATCGGTTGTATCAGCGTGAAACACAAGGAGAAAGTGATGCTGATTAA
- a CDS encoding DUF1145 family protein, with amino-acid sequence MLINIGRLLMLCVWGFLILNLFQPFPRPLNIFVNVALIFTVLMHGMQLALLKSTLPKDGPQMTTAEKVRIFLFGVFELLVWQKKFKVKK; translated from the coding sequence ATGCTGATTAATATTGGACGTTTGTTAATGCTCTGCGTTTGGGGATTTTTAATCCTCAATCTTTTTCAACCATTCCCACGCCCGCTGAATATTTTCGTTAATGTCGCGCTGATTTTTACGGTTCTGATGCATGGTATGCAACTGGCGCTGTTGAAATCGACCTTACCGAAAGATGGCCCACAGATGACCACTGCCGAAAAGGTGCGTATTTTCCTTTTCGGCGTGTTTGAACTGCTGGTCTGGCAGAAGAAATTTAAAGTTAAAAAATAA
- a CDS encoding DUF2500 domain-containing protein, giving the protein MSKAPLFFIVIIGLIIVAASFRFMQQRREKADNDMAPLQQQLVVVSNKRETPINDRRSRQQEVIPAGTSLRYEASFKPQSGGLEQTFRLDAQQYHALTVGDKGTLSFKGTRFVSFVGEQ; this is encoded by the coding sequence ATGAGCAAGGCACCTCTTTTCTTTATTGTTATCATTGGCTTAATCATTGTCGCCGCATCGTTTCGCTTTATGCAGCAGCGACGGGAAAAAGCTGATAATGATATGGCACCGCTCCAGCAACAACTGGTGGTGGTGAGCAATAAGCGAGAAACACCGATTAACGATCGTCGTTCGCGTCAGCAGGAAGTGATACCGGCTGGCACCAGTCTGCGTTATGAGGCGAGTTTCAAACCGCAAAGCGGCGGACTGGAGCAGACGTTCCGTCTTGACGCTCAACAGTACCATGCCCTGACGGTGGGTGATAAAGGTACGTTGAGCTTTAAAGGAACGCGTTTTGTCAGCTTTGTTGGCGAGCAATAA
- a CDS encoding lysoplasmalogenase: MLWSFIAVCLSAWLSVDASYRGPTWQRWLFKPLTLLLLLLLAWQAPMFDAISYLVLAGLCASLLGDALTLLPRQRLMYAIGAFFLSHLLYTIYFASQMTLSFFWPLPLVLLVLGALLLAIIWTRLEEFRWPVCTFVGMTLVMVWLAGELWFFRPTAPALSAFMGAALLFISNFVWLGSHYRRRFRADNAIAAACYFAGHFLIVRSLYL, encoded by the coding sequence ATGCTTTGGTCGTTTATCGCTGTCTGTCTTTCCGCATGGCTATCTGTGGATGCATCGTACCGTGGGCCAACCTGGCAACGCTGGCTATTTAAACCGTTAACCCTTCTTCTCCTGCTATTGCTGGCCTGGCAGGCACCAATGTTCGACGCGATTAGTTATCTGGTGCTGGCGGGGCTGTGTGCGTCACTGCTGGGTGATGCGTTAACCCTGTTACCACGCCAGCGTCTGATGTACGCCATCGGCGCGTTTTTCCTCTCACACCTGCTGTACACCATCTATTTCGCCAGCCAGATGACGCTCTCCTTCTTCTGGCCGTTGCCGCTGGTACTGCTGGTGCTGGGCGCGCTATTACTGGCTATTATCTGGACGCGTCTGGAAGAGTTCCGTTGGCCTGTCTGTACTTTTGTCGGTATGACGCTGGTAATGGTGTGGCTGGCAGGTGAGCTGTGGTTCTTCCGCCCGACCGCTCCCGCACTCTCTGCTTTTATGGGCGCTGCACTGCTGTTCATCAGTAACTTTGTCTGGCTGGGTAGTCACTATCGCCGCCGCTTCCGTGCGGATAACGCCATTGCAGCGGCTTGCTATTTTGCCGGTCACTTCCTCATCGTCCGCTCACTGTATCTCTGA